A genomic region of Raphanus sativus cultivar WK10039 chromosome 6, ASM80110v3, whole genome shotgun sequence contains the following coding sequences:
- the LOC108808692 gene encoding mitogen-activated protein kinase kinase kinase 20-like gives MLFSLVLMIKLGLFVVLLVFFLLRAVPPLQGFIEKNHIKEAVAIKRVQLFRDRPFMKLVKFLGKGSYGSVHLYRHTKQDGSTSFIAAKISSDRRTIQREFRVLSQLKGSPRIVRVFSHSLHEGLDSVGKRVYEMPMEYASAGTLSRFIRFNKRLNDSTVKRFTRMILQGLVSVHSHGYVHCDLKPGNLLLFPVYDQQTSSNYTYELKIADFGLALKEGEEESDNWKYHHPFVGTPVYMSPESVEYGTVEKALDLWSLGCVVLEMYTGKRPWSEVKSRYDLEDVLVEDKKVPEIPDTVPWDARQFLDKCFALKPEDRGTASELLLHPFLVGDDKKTADETIIKPQAKLEDRVITTKALDISSKLPLFKRVSNKHRKLKILPPRRPISTFVPVH, from the coding sequence ATGCTCTTCTCTCTTGTACTTATGATCAAGTTAGGTCTTTTTGTTGTCTTACTCGTTTTCTTTCTCTTGAGAGCTGTTCCACCTCTTCAAGGTTTTATAGAGAAGAATCACATAAAGGAAGCAGTGGCGATCAAAAGGGTGCAACTCTTCAGAGACAGACCATTCATGAAACTCGTCAAGTTTCTAGGTAAAGGTTCATACGGCTCCGTCCATCTCTATCGTCACACGAAACAAGATGGCTCAACCTCCTTCATCGCCGCGAAGATCTCCTCCGACCGTCGGACTATCCAAAGAGAGTTTCGAGTCCTCTCCCAACTCAAAGGATCTCCACGGATCGTGCGAGTGTTTAGCCACTCTCTCCATGAAGGATTAGACTCTGTCGGAAAAAGAGTTTACGAGATGCCTATGGAGTACGCCTCTGCAGGTACTCTTTCCCGTTTCATCCGCTTTAACAAACGGTTGAATGATTCGACCGTCAAACGCTTCACTCGGATGATACTTCAAGGTTTGGTCTCGGTTCATAGTCACGGTTACGTCCACTGCGATCTTAAACCGGGCAATCTCCTTCTTTTTCCGGTTTACGATCAGCAAACGTCTAGTAATTACACTTACGAACTAAAGATTGCGGATTTTGGACTAGCGTTAAAGGAAGGAGAGGAAGAATCTGATAACTGGAAGTACCATCATCCCTTTGTGGGAACTCCTGTCTACATGTCTCCCGAGTCTGTCGAATACGGTACCGTCGAGAAAGCCCTAGATTTGTGGTCCTTGGGTTGCGTTGTTCTCGAGATGTACACCGGTAAGCGGCCGTGGTCGGAGGTTAAGAGTCGTTATGATCTTGAGGATGTTTTAGTCGAGGACAAAAAGGTACCTGAGATTCCAGACACTGTGCCGTGGGATGCAAGGCAGTTTCTGGACAAGTGTTTTGCGTTGAAACCTGAAGATAGAGGAACCGCTTCCGAGTTGTTGTTGCATCCGTTTCTGGTCGGAGATGATAAGAAGACTGCTGATGAGACCATCATAAAGCCTCAGGCTAAATTGGAAGATAGGGTTATTACAACGAAGGCATTGGATATTTCATCGAAGCTCCCACTGTTTAAAAGAGTATCCAATAAACACCGAAAGCTGAAGATTCTTCCTCCAAGACGTCCAATTTCCACTTTTGTTCCCGTTCATTAA
- the LOC108808693 gene encoding mitogen-activated protein kinase kinase kinase 20-like codes for MAGQELYFEKFLGKGSFGSVSLYKYKGRHDGKTHYAAAKTSDHKHSESLYREFQIMSELKGCPRIVQCYGTKVQERFNEEGCLEYKIPMEYAPGGSLKSFANQFEDKKLPDALVRDFTRMLLEGLADIHGRGYVHCDLKPANILVFPSSCVNKKGAWITSHELKISDFGLTRRDGDTSWWQPHRPFAGTASYMSPESIFHGETGKGLDLWSLGCTVLEMYTGKRPWWHTDYKLKYLKNRHGPLIPRDLPFEAKLFLMTCFSPEADDRKDASTLLSHIFLRSGEVSKIRESSPMNAKTGCSSNPGKITMDLEKLRQRLSDMRSFCF; via the coding sequence ATGGCGGGACAAGAGTTGTACTTCGAGAAGTTTCTAGGAAAGGGCTCTTTCGGTTCGGTGAGTCTCTACAAGTACAAAGGACGACACGACGGCAAGACCCATTACGCCGCCGCGAAAACCTCCGACCATAAACACTCCGAGTCTCTCTACAGAGAGTTTCAAATCATGTCTGAACTCAAAGGATGTCCGAGAATCGTCCAGTGCTACGGGACCAAAGTGCAAGAGAGATTTAACGAAGAAGGTTGCTTGGAGTACAAGATTCCCATGGAGTACGCACCTGGAGGAAGCTTGAAGAGTTTCGCTAACCAATTCGAAGACAAGAAGCTGCCTGATGCTCTGGTCAGAGATTTCACTCGTATGCTTCTAGAAGGCTTAGCCGACATCCACGGACGCGGGTACGTTCACTGCGATCTCAAACCAGCAAATATCCTCGTATTCCCGAGTAGTTGCGTCAACAAGAAGGGTGCGTGGATAACGTCCCACGAATTGAAGATTTCGGACTTCGGGTTGACGAGAAGAGATGGAGACACTAGCTGGTGGCAACCTCATCGTCCCTTTGCCGGAACAGCCAGCTACATGTCTCCGGAGTCGATTTTTCACGGAGAGACGGGGAAAGGCCTTGACTTGTGGTCTTTGGGATGTACTGTACTAGAGATGTACACGGGGAAAAGACCTTGGTGGCATACAGACTACAAACTGAAGTATCTCAAGAACCGCCACGGGCCGTTGATCCCGAGAGATCTTCCTTTTGAGGCAAAACTCTTTCTGATGACGTGCTTCTCCCCGGAGGCAGATGATAGGAAAGACGCATCGACTTTGTTGAGTCATATCTTCTTGCGTAGTGGAGAGGTCAGTAAGATCAGAGAGTCGTCTCCTATGAATGCCAAGACTGGTTGTAGTAGTAATCCAGGGAAAATCACTATGGACTTAGAGAAACTTAGACAGAGGCTTTCGGATATGAGgtctttttgtttttag
- the LOC108811479 gene encoding transcription factor bHLH155, whose protein sequence is MGSTSHEILRSLCSNTEWKYGVFWKLNHRSRMVLTLEDAYYDNHGHNNSPKNMHNDPLGLALAKMAYHVYSLGEGIVGHVAVSGEHQWVFPEYYDNWYSASEFHNVWESQISAGIKTILVVPVGPCGVVQLGSLLKVDEDVTLVNHIKHMFLLKDPLADHAANIMQCNMLQPKLPSEYLHAEAFPNCSGEVGKAMDVEESSFLTQYPNLYPYLKNHALNNTSSVETERLITDQSYPGLDSTFHTLSTDKEEAERVPERRCESSRLDALISSGYNFPGSELLEALGSGFKQQSRGLEELVKSEHSSATIRPTDDNMSHSQLTFDSAPENLLDAVVASVVCHSDGNARDDIFSSRSVQSFLTSMEPSGHNNHIVDRAMNQLPLAEVDTQQNPSDICGAFSSIGFSSTCPSSSSDHFQTSLEMMPKKNKKRAKPGESSRPRPRDRQLIQDRIKELRELVPNGSKCSIDSLLERTIKHMLFLQNVTKHADKLSKSANSKMQQKETGAQGSTCAVEVGGHLQVCSIIVENLNKHGMVLIEMLCEECSHFLEISNVIKSLDLTILRGITEAQGDKTWICFVVESQSNKVMQRMDILWSLVQIFQPKANGKR, encoded by the exons ATGGGTTCTACTTCtcatgagatactgaggagTCTTTGCTCTAACACGGAGTGGAAGTATGGTGTGTTCTGGAAACTTAACCATCGCTCTCGAAT GGTACTTACCTTGGAGGATGCTTACTATGACAATCATGGGCACAATAACTCACCAAAAAACATGCATAACGACCCACTGGGTTTGGCTCTGGCGAAGATGGCTTATCATGTCTATTCTCTAGGGGAAGG GATTGTAGGACATGTTGCGGTTTCTGGAGAACATCAATGGGTGTTCCCTGAATATTATGACAACTGGTACTCAGCATCTGAG TTTCATAACGTTTGGGAGAGTCAAATATCTGCTGGAATAAAG ACCATTCTTGTAGTACCTGTTGGTCCCTGTGGTGTTGTGCAGCTAGGCTCTTTGCTTAAA GTTGATGAAGATGTGACATTGGTGAATCATATCAAACACATGTTTTTACTCAAGGATCCACTGGCAGATCATGCAGCAAATATAATGCAGTGTAATATGTTGCAGCCAAAATTACCTTCTGAATATTTACATGCTGAGGCTTTCCCTAATTGCTCTGGAGAAGTTGGCAAAGCCATGGACGTTGAAGAGTCGAGTTTTCTAACTCAATATCCTAATTTATATCCGTATTTGAAGAATCATGCGCTCAACAACACAAGCTCAGTTGAGACTGAAAGATTGATAACAGATCAGTCATATCCAGGCCTGGACTCAACTTTTCATACTTTATCGACTGATAAAGAAGAAGCTGAGCGTGTTCCGGAGAGGAGATGTGAGTCAAGTCGATTGGATGCTTTGATCTCATCTGGATATAATTTTCCTGGCAGCGAGCTGCTAGAGGCATTAGGCTCTGGTTTCAAGCAACAGAGCAGGGGTCTCGAGGAGCTAGTGAAGTCTGAACACAGTTCAGCAACAATAAGACCAACAGATGATAACATGAGTCACAGCCAGCTTACGTTTGACTCTGCCCCTGAGAATCTTCTAGATGCCGTGGTTGCTAGTGTTGTTTGCCACAGCGATGGCAATGCCAGGGATGATATCTTCTCGAGCAGATCTGTACAGTCATTTCTCACCAGCATGGAACCCTCGGGTCACAACAATCATATTGTTGATAGAGCAATGAATCAGCTGCCACTAGCAGAGGTGGATACTCAACAGAATCCATCAGATATCTGTGGAGCATTTTCTTCCATTGGGTTCTCATCCACGTGTCCCAGCTCCTCTAGTGATCATTTCCAGACGTCCCTGGAGATGATGCCTAAGAAGAACAAAAAGAGGGCTAAACCTGGAGAAAGCTCTCGTCCTCGCCCAAGAGACAGGCAGCTCATTCAGGATCGTATCAAGGAACTTCGAGAACTTGTGCCTAATGGATCAAAG TGCAGTATTGATTCTTTGCTGGAACGCACGATCAAGCACATGCTCTTTTTGCAGAATGTTACTAAGCATGCTGACAAGCTCAGTAAAAGTGCTAATTCAAAG ATGCAACAAAAGGAAACTGGAGCGCAGGGTTCAACGTGCGCAGTGGAGGTTGGAGGCCATCTTCAAGTGTGCTCTATAATCGTGGAGAATCTGAACAAGCATGGGATGGTGCTTATCGAG ATGTTATGTGAAGAATGTAGCCATTTTCTTGAGATATCAAATGTGATCAAGAGCTTGGACCTTACCATCCTGAGAGGCATCACCGAGGCTCAGGGCGATAAAACATGGATATGCTTTGTAGTTGAG AGCCAAAGCAACAAAGTGATGCAGAGGATGGACATTTTGTGGTCTTTGGTGCAAATATTTCAGCCAAAGGCCAATGGGAAGCGGTAG
- the LOC108811480 gene encoding CDT1-like protein a, chloroplastic yields MTTPGSSGSIPFKSKKRLLDSPCSKSQTANPNQPSVPFPTPEKPPETMHTRSKNRSVALSVKEIRQAAGSRRRSEDPAGKVSSARSRLLFSSNDESSSSSFSKRKNADKEKLPEKYENLGKFFDALDSTIVLSRLRGSKPIFSNISGKIEHLTERRFCYSHLAQITHILPEAVEIKRVLIHDEATSCMKPDLHVTLNADAVTENDNSKPDSKKKISLRKVFRARLADFVKSHPQGDEVPEEQLPELFNRKKQNEDSKVKSVSTLMGEMASIPAAKLISSFMKAPSSPVKAPSSPAKPIASSALSKINLAPTPVKEVSIPAVVPSTPAKIDSTPVKSLSIPANVLSTPAKTDPAPVIAASTPPECASTPARLFSTSLASRLQKRSSGDTSPDDISTDPPAKLARRSSLSSSRSLNFDSYTEDEKDDADEDVDQVPEEDASSDDEILSILPHKLRQSIKEQERKAIEESNPAISEAKRRRKMIACLPKLFNVIHYLIQSIRRWVITKEELVHKIIAGHSDITDRKEVEEQLILMQELVPEWISEKRSSSGDLLVCINKLASPQTIRSHLEEENKKAVAPPCP; encoded by the exons ATGACTACACCGGGCTCTTCTGGATCCATCCCGTTCAAATCGAAGAAACGGCTGTTAGATTCGCCGTGCTCGAAATCCCAAACCGCAAACCCTAATCAGCCCTCTGTACCCTTCCCCACGCCGGAGAAGCCGCCGGAGACCATGCACACCAGATCGAAAAACCGATCCGTGGCTCTCTCCGTGAAAGAGATTCGCCAAGCCGCTGGATCTCGTCGTAGATCTGAAGATCCGGCGGGTAAGGTTTCGTCCGCCAGGAGCCGCCTCTTGTTCTCATCCAACGATGAGTCATCGTCTTCCTCCTTCTCCAAACGAAAGAACGCCGATAAAGAGAAACTGCCTGAGAA GTACGAGAATCTGGGGAAGTTCTTCGATGCGTTGGATAGTACGATTGTCTTATCGAGACTGCGTGGCTCCAAGCCGATATTTTCAAACATTTCTGGGAAAATCGAGCATTTAACCGAAAG GAGGTTTTGTTACAGTCACTTGGCTCAGATAACGCATATCTTGCCAGAGGCAGTCGAGATTAAGAGAGTGTTGATACATGATGAAGCAACTAGCTGCATGAAACCAGATCTCCATGTCACTCTCAACGCCGATGCTGTTACGGAGAATGACAATTCGAAACCAGACAGCAAGAAGAAGATCTCACTTAGGAAAGTGTTCAGGGCTAGACTTGCAGATTTTGTTAAATCTCATCCTCAG GGTGATGAAGTTCCAGAGGAACAGCTTCCAGAGCTATTCaatagaaagaaacaaaatgaaGATTCAAAGGTTAAGAGTGTTAGTACTCTCATGGGAGAGATGGCTTCTATCCCAGCAGCTAAATTGATTTCATCTTTCATGAAAGCCCCATCTTCTCCAGTCAAAGCACCTTCAAGTCCTGCTAAACCAATTGCAAGTTCTGCTTTGTCTAAGATTAACTTGGCCCCAACCCCAGTTAAAGAAGTGTCAATTCCAGCTGTTGTACCTTCCACTCCTGCTAAGATTGACTCAACACCAGTTAAATCACTGTCAATTCCAGCTAATGTACTTTCAACGCCAGCTAAAACTGACCCTGCACCAGTTATTGCTGCTTCAACTCCACCTGAATGTGCCTCAACTCCTGCCCGGCTCTTCAGTACATCACTTGCATCTCGTCTACAGAAAAGGAGCAGCGGTGATACAAGTCCAGATGATATTTCTACTGACCCACCGGCTAAGCTGGCGAGGCGCTCCTCACTAAGCTCATCAAGGTCGCTTAACTTTGATTCTTATACAGAGGACGAGAAAGATGATGCTGATGAAGACGTTGACCAAGTACCAGAGGAAGATGCATCCAGCGATGACGAAATACTCAGCATACTTCCTCATAAACTTCGACAATCG ATTAAAGAACAAGAGAGGAAAGCGATTGAGGAATCAAATCCAGCAATCTCAGAGGCAAAGAGAAGGCGAAAGATGATAGCTTGTCTACCTAAACTTTTCAACGTCATCCATTACTTGATTCAGTCAATAAGGCGTTGGGTGATCACCAAAGAAGAGCTTGTGCACAAGATTATCGCCGGTCATTCCGACATTACCGACAGAA AAGAAGTTGAAGAACAGCTTATCTTAATGCAAGAGCTCGTTCCCGAATGGATCTCTGAGAAAAGATCATCAAGTGGAGATTTACTAGTATG CATAAACAAGTTGGCATCTCCCCAAACAATCCGGTCTCAtctagaagaagaaaacaagaaagCTGTTGCTCCACCATGCCCTTGA